A window of the Leishmania braziliensis MHOM/BR/75/M2904 complete genome, chromosome 1 genome harbors these coding sequences:
- a CDS encoding putative long-chain-fatty-acid-CoA ligase gives MHGEKKLRVWRQRKLREQWLQQQQQQQARLRYQQQQRCARSGGGGSGGATAPSSPSGTSRHCLRGSSGLGMDDFYGSTSTAAASQDGSTASATASAKPGPTAAVSDSGMSTAQAASDSAKTTPIMLLGAAAAAAVKGGKSGSSTRLAVNAPARRVLVPLEERKALTEFPRRRTCGGSLRTMPTSSLLAGNAALTGTPPMAIKDGLPRLPLAPLRPDDLAFIFYTEGDPKGVLLTHGALKASVAAHHEYLNSTDIGGSDDGLRRAAGVGDMATATAESTGRGGQGNSRIARYTTAYMPALRSRSAPAGRPSYMAYLPLHDIGEFVAETAALVRGLLVCYGTRRTLFDTWARPHGDLTEYRPTVFPALPATLARLRRTVESMVSTGYRQLLFEAAYEARRQAMRRGLHTPFLLTTIFAPSRELLGGRCRLVLVRGGPGAAALHPRDQEYLSVVCGVSLVQSYGVTEASGCGLQQAYCSTQLDSIGGPLGPVHVKMRDVFATAAAPSSGGGCGWSHQSERPTGELLLRGPTVMAGYYRQPEKTAAVLEKSGWLHTEDVVERCPDGSFRRIASLRPHHATTSNGHCIALEPLEALYAQHPLCLEGGVCVLVHPYRRYVCALVLTDEHHLWDFLQTTAAAVARPASSYSPPSSSTSQQRSWILSAIGEWPQCLGDSALNQVAATSLAAWATQHGGIAPHECVRHVRVLHGVWDAAHYTRTATGRLFRPAIHQRYSGVIQELFADED, from the coding sequence ATGCATGGCGAGAAGAAACTTAGGGTGTGGCGTCAACGCAAGTTACGAGAGcagtggctgcagcagcaacagcagcagcaggctcgTCTACGctaccagcagcagcaacgctgcgcacgctccggcggcggtggtagtggtggtgctACTGCGCCTTCGTCGCCGTCAGGTACCTCTCGCCATTGTCTTCGTGGGAGCAGTGGGCTTGGTATGGATGACTTCTACGGCTCCACATCcacggcagccgcctcgcAGGATGGGAGTACTGCGTCCGCGACCGCCAGCGCCAAGCCCGGccccactgccgccgtcaGTGACAGCGGTATGAGCACAGCGCAGGCAGCATCCGACAGTGCTAAAACGACCCCCATCATGCTgctcggtgccgccgccgccgccgccgtcaagGGTggcaagagcggcagcagcacgaggcTCGCCGTCAACGCTCCCGCAAGGCGCGTCTTGGTGCCActggaggaaagaaaagcgcTAACCGAGTTTCCTCGGCGCAGGACCTGCGGCGGCTCTCTACGCACGATGCCAACGTCATCGCTTCTGGCAGGCAACGCCGCCCTGACCGGCACGCCACCGATGGCCATCAAGGAcgggctgccgcggctgccactCGCCCCTCTCCGGCCAGACGACCTCGCCTTTATCTTCTACACCGAAGGCGATCCCAAAGGTGTCCTCCTCACACATGGTGCCCTCAAGGCATCTGTGGCTGCCCACCACGAATACCTTAACTCGACCGAcatcggcggcagcgacgacgggCTGCGTCGCGCGGCGGGCGTGGGCGACATGgcgaccgccaccgccgagaGTACCGGACGTGGTGGGCAGGGCAACAGCCGCATTGCCCGCTACACGACGGCCTATATGCCTGCCCTGCGCTCCCGCTCAGCCCCAGCGGGGCGGCCGTCGTACATGGCGTACCTCCCCCTGCACGACATCGGCGAGTTTGTGGCGGAGACCGCCGCGCTCGTCCGCGGCCTCCTCGTGTGCTACGGCACGCGCCGGACTCTCTTTGACACGTGGGCGCGTCCGCACGGCGACCTCACCGAGTACAGGCCGACCGTATTCCCCGCGCTACCGGCCACACtggcgcgcctgcgccgcaccgtcgAGTCGATGGTGTCCACCGGCTATCGCCAGCTGCTGTTTGAGGCCGCGTACGaggcgcggcggcaggcgatgcggcgcggACTGCACACACCGTTCCTGCTCACCACCATCTTCGCCCCCTCGCGCGAGCTGCTCGGTGGCCGCTGTCGGCTCGTACTTGTCCGTGGCGGtcccggtgccgctgcgctgcacccACGGGACCAAGAGTACTTGTCGGTCGTGTGCGGCGTGTCCCTCGTGCAGTCGTACGGCGTCACGGAGGCTTCCGGGTGCGGGCTGCAACAAGCGTACTGCTCGACGCAGCTCGACTCGATCGGCGGCCCGCTGGGCCCCGTACACGTAAAAATGCGTGACGTCTtcgccacggcagcggcaccctcgagtggtggtggctgcggcTGGTCGCATCAGTCAGAGCGGCCAACaggtgagctgctgctgcgcggcccCACCGTCATGGCCGGCTACTACCGGCAGCCGGagaagacggcggcggtCCTAGAAAAGAGTGGTTGGCTGCACACCGAGGACGTCGTGGAGCGCTGCCCGGATGGCTCTTTTCGCCGCATCGCCTCCCTGCGTCCGCACCACGCCACGACGAGTAATGGTCACTGCATCGCTCTCGAGCCCCTCGAGGCGCTCTACGCGCAGCACCCCCTCTGCCTGGAGGGCGGGGTCTGCGTGCTGGTGCATCCCTACCGGCGGTACGTCTGCGCCCTCGTCCTCACTGATGAGCACCATCTGTGGGACTTCCTTCAGACAACCGCCGCGGCCGTGGCGAGGCCGGCGTCGTCATACTCGCCACCGAGCTCATCCAcctcgcagcagcggagctggATTTTGTCTGCCATTGGGGAGTGGCCGCAGTGCCTGGGCGACTCGGCACTCAACCAggtcgccgccacctcgctTGCGGCGTGGGCGACGCAGCACGGCGGCATCGCCCCGCACGAGTGCGTGCGGCACGTACGCGTTCTGCACGGTGTGTGGGACGCTGCTCATTACACCCGCACCGCGACGGGACGACTCTTCCGCCCTGCCATCCACCAGCGCTACAGCGGTGTCATTCAGGAGCTCTTCGCAGACGAGGACTGA
- a CDS encoding putative long-chain-fatty-acid-CoA ligase produces MGGCVTSLMDYKARGSAVPWQHAENLKKYGPLSVAVAGTETPTSSATYLNGKQPTPADQQECAKLFYNGPNQTARFAQLCQDNLDDVALMYRRIEKTVKEQVAGSSRPMDITYFAEQCNLKYRELWHAVTGFSRGLAELGLTRRVNVSIYEETRWEWLASIYGIWMQDMVVATVYANLGEDSLFYALRETECKAVVCSGKSVPNLLRGVGSGTFPACTLIYLDSLPAAGCAELHGCRVVSWKDVVALGHGAGAHHSVALPENNDAVALIMYTSGTTGDPKGVMHTHGSITAGILAMDNWLYSVIEPSPDEVYLSYLPMAHIMEFGVVNILLARRAHVGFGTPRTLTDATARPHGDLTQFRPTLFIGVPRIFDTIKRAVEAKLPPVGTLKREVFDHAYQSRLAALKAGKDTPYWNEKVFKLPRAALGGRVRAFLSGGGPLSPSTQEFVNVVFGIIANGWGLTETVCVGAIQRFSDLTPSAVGQVLASEELKLVDIEEYKHTDAPHPRGEICLRGPFLFKGYYKQPELTREVLDADGWFHTGDVGSVDSEGRVSIVGRIKALAKNCLGEYIALEALEALYSNHPLVLNNCLCVLVDPSKNYICALVLTDAGRVTHFAEQNGIRGEYPALLGSRELLEKAATSMAEMARAARRRDFEVVRHICLIEDEWSPENGQLTAALKLRRAVVARQYEKQIRSLFAE; encoded by the coding sequence CCTGAACGGCAAGCAGCCCACGCCGGCAGATCAGCAGGAGTGTGCAAAGTTGTTTTACAACGGCCCGAACCAGACAGCGAGGTTTGCACAGCTATGCCAAGATAACCTCGATGATGTCGCTCTCATGTACCGCAGGATTGAGAAGACTGTGAAGGAACAGGTGGCGGGATCATCGCGGCCGATGGACATCACGTACTTCGCCGAGCAGTGCAACCTCAAGTACCGCGAGTTGTGGCATGCCGTGACTGGCTTCAGCCGTGGCCTCGCCGAGCTGGGGCTCACGAGGCGTGTCAACGTCTCCATCTACGAGGAGACGCGCTGGGAGTGGCTGGCGTCCATTTATGGTATCTGGATGCAGGACATGgtcgtcgccaccgtctACGCCAACCTAGGCGAGGACTCTCTTTTCTACGCGCTGCGCGAGACGGAGTGCAAGGCAGTTGTGTGCAGCGGCAAGAGCGTGCCGAacctgctgcgcggcgtcgGCAGTGGTACCTTCCCTGCGTGCACGCTCATCTATCTTGACAGCCTGCCGGCAGCAGGGTGCGCGGAGCTGCACGGGTGCCGCGTGGTGTCGTGGAAGGACGTGGTGGCGCTGGGTCACGGCGCGGGTGCGCACCACAGCGTCGCGCTGCCAGAGAACAacgacgcggtggcgctgatCATGTACACAAGCGGCACGACTGGTGACCCGAAGGGGgtcatgcacacgcacggcagCATCACTGCCGGCATCCTCGCCATGGACAACTGGCTCTACAGCGTCATTGAGCCTAGCCCGGATGAGGTATACCTCTCCTACCTGCCCATGGCACACATCATGGAGTTCGGTGTGGTGAACATTCTTCTTGCCCGGCGCGCCCACGTCGGGTTCGGCACCCCGCGTACGCTGACAGACGCCACCGCACGGCCGCACGGCGACCTTACGCAGTTCCGCCCGACCCTGTTCATCGGCGTGCCGCGTATCTTCGACACCATCAAGAGGGCCgtggaggcgaagctgcCGCCGGTGGGCACGCTCAAGCGAGAGGTGTTCGACCACGCCTACCAAAGCCGGCTGGCGGCACTGAAGGCGGGCAAGGACACGCCGTACTGGAACGAGAAGGTGTTCAAGCTGCCGCGCGCTGCTCTGGGTGgtcgtgtgcgtgcctttctcagcggcggtggtccGCTGTCGCCCTCGACGCAGGAGTTCGTGAACGTCGTCTTCGGGATCATAGCCAACGGGTGGGGACTCACGGAGACGGTGTGCGTCGGTGCGATTCAGCGGTTCAGCGACCTGACGCCGTCTGCTGTAGGCCAGGTTCTTGCTTCTGAAGAGCTGAAGCTAGTGGACATCGAGGAGTACaagcacacagacgcaccgCACCCGCGCGGCGAGATCTGCCTGCGCGGCCCGTTCCTGTTCAAGGGTTACTATAAACAACCCGAGCTCACGCGTGAGGTGCTGGACGCGGATGGCTGGTTCCACACCGGCGACGTTGGCAGCGTCGACAGCGAAGGACGCGTCTCCATAGTGGGCCGCATCAAGGCGCTGGCGAAGAATTGCCTCGGCGAGTACATTGCactggaggcgctggaggcgctcTACAGCAACCACCCCTTGGTCCTGAACAACTGCCTCTGCGTCTTGGTAGACCCAAGCAAGAACTACATCTGCGCCCTCGTGCTGACAGACGCCGGCCGGGTGACGCACTTCGCAGAGCAGAATGGAATCCGCGGCGAGTACCCAGCCTTGCTAGGGAGCAGGGAGCTACTGGAGAAGGCTGCCACGTCGATGGCGGAGATGGCccgcgcggcgcggcgccgcgatTTTGAGGTGGTCCGCCACATTTGCCTTATCGAGGACGAGTGGTCGCCGGAGAACGGCCAGTTAACAGCGGCGCTGAAACTTAGGCGTGCTGTTGTTGCAAGACAGTACGAGAAACAAATAAGAAGTTTGTTTGCGGAGTAA
- a CDS encoding putative long-chain-fatty-acid-CoA ligase: MGACLVSLMAQRNAAQMTSDPRAEEFERRRAKCGGSFVQRVPNTESERASAIYRIGGVSAEEHQSILKAAATRPTFYSSMMRCCAERPDQRALAYRLVKCVTQEPVPSPSGSNKGPAGKERMMSITHFEEPVYMTYAQVEQRIQNFGAGLAALGVTTNANVSIYLDTCVEWLIGAYGIWSRSAVAATVYANLGEAALAHALHETESQAILCGSVNVANVLKLMKNGVMPQVPIIHVGSLPGSLDTHGVQLVSFEQVEALGAAHLESGAAKGSGPLNDDDLALIMYTSGTTGDPKGVMHTHRTLTAGLHTLEPRMLDLVGELQPDEVYLSYLPMAHIMEFTITNMFIFRGSLICYGTPRTLTDTTARPHGDLLTFNPSLLAGVPRIFDTIKKAVEAKLPPVGTLKREVFDHAYQSRLAALKAGKDTPYWNEKVFKLPRALLGSRLRIMLSGGGPLSTATQEFINVVFGRVVIGYGLTESVCVGAIQIAGDLETNVTGLMEPGQEIKLLDIEEYKHTDTPEPRGEICLRGPFLFKGYYKQPELTREVLDADGWFHTGDVGSFTVDGKLRIVGRIKALAKNCLGEYIALEALEAVYSGNELLQPNGVCVLVHPDKPYITALALTDEARAKSFAAKHGIEGEYPDLLKDHRFQQAAAISMADTARASNRASFECVKRVRVM, translated from the coding sequence ATGGGCGCCTGCCTTGTGTCTTTGATGGCGCAGCGCAACGCGGCGCAAATGACGTCCGACCCGCGCGCCGAGGAGTTCGAGCGCCGGCGCGCCAAGTGCGGCGGCAGTTTTGTGCAACGCGTCCCCAACACGGAAAGCGAGCGTGCCTCGGCCATCTACCGCATAGGCGGCGTGTCCGCCGAGGAGCACCAGTCTATCCTTAAGGCGGCAGCCACGCGGCCCACGTTCTACTCCTCCatgatgcgctgctgcgccgagCGTCCAGACCAGCGCGCGCTTGCCTACCGCCTGGTAAAGTGCGTTACACAGGAGCCGGTGCCGTCGCCAAGCGGTAGCAATAAAGGGCCGGCAGGGAAGGAGCGGATGATGAGTATTACGCACTTCGAGGAGCCCGTGTACATGACCTACGCACAGGTGGAACAGCGCATACAAAACTTCGGCGCCGGTCTTGCCGCCCTCGGCGTCACCACCAACGCCAACGTCTCCATCTACCTCGATACGTGTGTTGAGTGGCTCATTGGTGCCTACGGCATctggtcccgcagcgccgtcgccgccaccgtctaCGCAAACCTCGGAGAGGCGGCCTTGGCCCACGCACTGCACGAGACGGAGAGCCAGGCGATCCTGTGCGGGTCGGTGAATGTGGCAAATGTGCTGAAGCTGATGAAGAACGGCGTCATGCCGCAGGTACCGATCATCCACGTCGGCTCCCTGCCCGGCTCGCTCGACACCCACGGGGTGCAGTTGGTGAGCTTCGAACAGGTGGAGGCGCTCGGCGCGGCACACCTCGAGAGCGGCGCGGCGAAGGGCTCGGGTCCTCTAAATGACGACGACCTGGCGCTGATCATGTACACAAGCGGCACGACTGGTGACCCGAAGGGGgtcatgcacacgcaccgcaCGCTGACCGCTGGCCTGCACACTCTCGAGCCGCGCATGCTGGACCTCGTCGGCGAGTTGCAGCCGGATGAGGTATACCTCTCCTACCTGCCCATGGCACACATCATGGAGTTCACCATCACAAACATGTTCATCTTCCGTGGCTCGCTCATCTGCTACGGCACCCCGCGCACGCTGACAGACACCACCGCACGGCCGCACGGCGACCTGCTCACCTTCAACCCGTCCCTGCTCGCTGGTGTGCCGCGTATCTTCGACACCATCAAGAAGGCCgtggaggcgaagctgcCGCCGGTGGGCACGCTCAAGCGAGAGGTGTTCGACCACGCCTACCAAAGCCGGCTGGCGGCACTGAAGGCGGGCAAGGACACGCCGTACTGGAACGAGAAGGTGTTCAAGCTGCCGCGCGCCTTGCTCGGCAGCCGCCTGCGGATCATGCTTAGTGGCGGTGGTCCGCTGTCGACCGCGACGCAGGAGTTCATAAACGTGGTCTTTGGTCGCGTGGTGATTGGCTACGGCCTGACAGAGTCTGTGTGCGTCGGTGCGATTCAGATCGCCGGTGACTTGGAAACGAACGTGACGGGCTTGATGGAGCCCGGCCAGGAGATTAAGCTGCTCGACATCGAGGAGTAcaagcacacagacacgccagAGCCGCGCGGCGAGATCTGCCTGCGCGGCCCGTTCCTGTTCAAGGGTTACTATAAACAACCCGAGCTCACGCGTGAGGTGCTGGACGCGGATGGCTGGTTCCACACCGGCGACGTTGGCAGCTTCACCGTCGATGGCAAGCTGCGCATAGTGGGCCGCATCAAGGCGCTGGCGAAGAACTGCCTCGGCGAGTACATCGCactggaggcgctggaggcggtCTACTCTGGcaacgagctgctgcagccgaacggcgtgtgtgtgctggtgcaCCCCGACAAGCCGTACATCACGGCACTGGCGCTGACGGACGAGGCGCGTGCGAAGAGCTTTGCGGCGAAGCACGGTATCGAGGGCGAGTACCCAGACCTGCTGAAGGACCACCGCTTCCAGCAGGCGGCTGCGATATCGATGGCCGATACTGCTCGCGCCTCGAACCGCGCGTCCTTTGAGTGCGTGAAGCGAGTGCGCGTGATG